The sequence below is a genomic window from Tachyglossus aculeatus isolate mTacAcu1 chromosome X1, mTacAcu1.pri, whole genome shotgun sequence.
ATTGCCTGTCCCATCATTTAGTTGGACTCTGAgcttcttataggcagggaacgagtcAACCAACTGTGttgcggggaagcagcgtggctcagtggaaaaagcccagtcttttggagtcagaggtcatcggttcaaattccggctctgccgcttgtcagctatgtgactttgggcgagtcacttcacttctctgggcctcagttccctcatctgtaaaatggggattaagactgtgagcccgccgtgggacaacctgatcaccttgtaaactccccagtgtttagaatagcgctgtgcacacagtaaaccctcaaaaaatatcactgattgattggatcccaGCAAATTGCTCATTTGTGATAGATAACGTTGCTGCCCTAATGAGGATGCTGTAATCAAGATAAAAATAGCAAGTGACATATGAGAAATCCATTGGGACCAAGCTGTGATGGTGTAGCCAAGTCGATGTCCTAAACAGGAACGTTCTAGAAACTACTTTGCAGCAATTTTAATTAAGATGtggcggggggggtgggtggggttgaAAAACTCCCTTCGCACTGAGTTCTGTTATTTCTAACTCATCTGAAGTGCAGAGATGTCATGTGAGGTGAATGTGAAAACATTTTTAAGGAAGAGATTAAAAAGGAAGTGGCATTTTAGATAACTACTATTTTCCTGACAAGCCTTACATGTAAATTGTTACCCCATTCTGCATTGTACTCAGTAGCTGATATGCTAAATGTTAAGAAAAAATGCATTTAAAAAGTTAATAGGCTTTTGGATTTTGTGTTGAAAGCTGTGTTTCTATTTTATGAAGCTAATTTAAGAACTAGTATTTTTATGTTTGTAACAGTTCAGCCTTGGGAGCAAGGATAAAGGATTATCTtaatttatatataaaatatgtcACTGATAACAATAAAGAACTTGATGTGCTCTGACCTAATTTACCGCAGTAGGACACAAGAGAAattgtgagaggacctgggttctaatccggctctgccacttgtctgctgtgtgaccttgggcaggtcacttaaattctctgtgcctgtccctcatctgtaaaatggggattaagactgagtcccatgtgacacaaggactgtgtccgatctgattaacttgtatctaccccagtgcttagtacagtgcctgccttaCAGTAAGAGTGTAACAGATGGCCATAAAACATCCTCATCGTTATTTTTCCTTTAGTTACTGTATGATTAATTCAGATGGTGTTGCTGAAACTGGCTTTTGAAGAAAAGAAATTTCAGATAACAGGTTTTCAAACTTGTACTGCATTTGTGGATGTCGGTGGGTGTTCGTTTTGTTTTGGAGAATGGGGACCAAAGCATTGATTCCCCTCATTTCTCATATTCACAGCTTTCCCATGGTTTGGCATGGACATTGGGGGAACCCTCGTGAAGCTCGCGTATTTTGAGCCTATTGATATcacagcagaggaggagcaggaagaagttGAAAGTTTAAAAAGTATCCGGAAATATCTGACTTCCAACGTTGCCTATGGATCCACTGGCATTCGGGACGTCCATCTGGAGTTGAAGGACTTGACGCTCTTTGGCCGAAGAGGGAACTTGCACTTTATCAGATTCCCAACCCATGACCTGCCTACTTTTATCCAAATGGGAAGAGATAAAAACTTCTCAACACTACACACAGTGCTGTGCGCCACTGGAGGTGGTGCTTACAAGTTTGAAAAAGAATTCCGTACAGTAGGTATCACAGCTGGTTAGAGAGCCCAGGCTGAAGTTGATGAAACCTGACGTGTTCAAAATTCACTTTTAAAGAGTTCTAGCAGTACTTGAAATTCATGTGATGTCACATTAATCATCCAAAAATGCCCTTTATCGACTGTTCTTTAACTGATGTTCACATGAAAAAAATGAGTCAAATGGATGTTCACCTGACCAATTGGGCTAGTTGGAGAGTTTAAAAACctaaatataatataacatagtgTGCTAATGATCTCTTATTATGCACGTTCCTGTTTAGGATTTGCATCTCCTTGAGCATGAGTTTCAGATGTGATTAGTTCCTTTCAGACAAGGTACAGGTTAAGATATAGCTCAGTTAATGAGCCTGAGGTTGTAATTTACCACTACTGACTTCTCTTGGCCAAAGCAACACTCTTGTCTCCATATCTGGAGAAATGTGTTTGGTGGGAAGGGGGGGGATTTTATAATAGATTAAAGTGCTCCTATTTGCCTTTTgctccttcatttccttttttctagATATAATCTATGTAAATAACATTCAGTTTATCTCTCTGAAATGCATTTGGAGATTCTAATCTGTGCTCAGGATCATCCTCATTAGGTTACAGTAAATCAGCATGATTACAGCAGCCCTTGCTCCCCCCCACCAACTTCTCTACTAAGTGACATGCACTCCATTCACTGGGGTTTTttgcatacttactgtgtgcaaagcactgtactaagcactttagaaggTTGACTCATTTGTCTTCTTGGCCACAGGTCTGAAGAATAACTAATGAAGCCCAGGAATAATTGTGGTTTCCatgttctcctccttccctcatctgttTCTCTTCCTTGCAGATTTAGAATGCTTATTTTTGACTGTCATAAATCCTTTCACACTTTACCCAGTATGACCCAAGTCATGGaatctctaatgccagccttcccaTAAATCTTTAGTATTTTGCCAGCCAAGGATACTTTCAAAACTCTAACCACAGCAGTTCACAAGGAAAACCCTTAAGACACAGTAACAAAACCAATAAAATAATGAAGGTGGGAAGCCACTCAGATGGTCTCTTTTAATTGCTTCTGCAGAAGAGCCAAGCCCTCATGAACATTCTCAGTACATATAGGTAGGAGCCAAACACCCCAGTTTACTACAACAGAAAGCTTTGGGAAATGAGGACGTGTCCTATAAAATATTTTGAAGATAGTAACATTCTTTTATCTACATAGGAAAGGAGAAGTGAAATTTTGAATGATATGGAAAGTGAATGTAGATGTTAGTTTTGTTTTTACAAATTTTGAGCCCTTTTCTATTTTCCTAAATAGAAAAGACACACCCCAATTCACATGGTGATGTTCAGCTTTTAAAATAACGTCTGACATGCTTTTGTTTCCTGAATTATTGTTAATTCTGTCATTTTTTTTCAGATTGGAAATCTCCAGCTGCACAAACTGGATGAAATTGATTGCCTTGTAAAGGGCTTAATGTATATAGATTCCGTCAGTTTTAATGGACAGGCGGAGTGCTATTATTTTGGCAATGCCTCAGAACCCGAAAGATGCCAAAAGATGCCTTTTAACCTAGATGACCCTTACCCGCTGTTGGTTGTAAACATTGGTTCTGGAGTCAGCATTTTAGCGGTCCACTCCAAGGACAACTATAAAAGGGTGACAGGAACAAGGTAGttacctttttatttttaatataattTACATCTTCAGACTACTTAGTGTACAAGCTGTAAGCCCGCAGCAGTGGCTTAGGTGGCCAGGAggttctttcctcctcctgaggTTCCAGACTTGGCTGGAATTACTTCCTTTTGAAATGATTTCCACTTGACTTTCTGCATTTGAGGATTGGACAGGTAAGTAAGTGGGCTTCTCCTTTCCCTGTGGCTTTGTTTTTTTAAGCTTTTTTCTTAGTGAGTTCTAGTGAAGTTGGTTGGCGGGGTGTTGAGGGGGCGGGTGCAGGGGCTGCTTGTTTGGGTGTGTTATGAGGGGTCAGTTGGGGAAGGGGACACAGGTGGAGGTGGGCTGGGAGAAGTCTACCACCTGCCTAACCCAGGCCTTATGCctgccacccccccagcccctggctATGACTAGGGCAGCTGCCAGCTTCAGAAGGGTGTCAGCTGTATTGGTGCTCCCAAATAAAAGTAAAGAAAAAGTCAGCCAGTTATGGAGACTGGACTAGTTGGCCCGGGGGTGGATGAgtagtacagcttagtacagagctctgcacacagtaagcgccccataaatacaattgatggatgagGGGAGGTCGAGGTTGGTGGCTGTGTCTAGACTAATTcgaaaagaaaataaagaataaaggaaaagaaaactgaGGGGAGCAGGTGCAGGGACGGGTTAAAAGATAGTTGCCCcagggaggaggcaggcaggtctcttggtgcttcagtctgtacttcactctgctgccagattatCTTTGGacataaacgctctgggcatgtcacccccctcctcaaaaatctccagtggttgtctatcaaccttcgtaccaggcaaaaactcctcagtcttggcttcaaagttctctatcacctcgccccccccccccccccacctcaccacccttctctccttctccagcccagctcacacactctgctcctctgccgctgctaacctcctcactgtgccttgttctcgcctgtcccgcgggtgacccctggcccatttcctccctctggcctggaatgccctccctcctcacatctaacaaactagctctcttcctcccttcaaagccctactgagagctcacctcctccagaaggtcttcccagactgagccccccctttccctctgctcttcctcatcacccccccctttgccctacccccttcccctccgcacagcacttgtatatatttgtacatatttatttctctattttattaatgatgtgtatatagctataattctatttattctgatggtactgacacctgtctacttcttttgttgtctgtctcccccttctagactgtgagctcgttattgggtagggactgtctctatctgttgccgaattgtactttccaagtgcttagtgcagtgctctgcacacagtaagctctcaataaatatgattgaatgaacaaacacttgttttgttgtctctctaccccttctagactgtgagcccattgttgggtagggactgtcactctatctgttgctgaattgtacttttctcgcacttagtacagtgctttgcacacagtaagtgctcagtaaatatgattgagtgaattaatgaagcaGTGTGAACAGTGGACCCTTCTGCAGCTAAAAttgtccctccagactgtaagctcagttttGGGCAGTGAGTGTgcatgtttattgttgcattatactgtttcaagtgcttagtacagtgctctgctcacagtaagtgttcaataaggataattgaatgaatgaattgtaccaagtactgggatgTACTGGGATTTGACAAGCCAGTCAAATTGGACActctccatgccccacatgggctcacagtcttaatccccattttatagatgagataactgaggcacagagaagttaagtaacttgcccaacatcacgcagcagacaagcggcacagccgagattaggacccagggccttccaactcccaggctcatgttctgtcAGCTAGGCCTAGCTGCTTCATGTATTGCTATGGCCATTTGTTAACTAAGACTAATTACATTTAAATATAAAATTTACTTCTAAAATATTTTCCTTTGTATTATTGGGCTTTCCTTAACCATAGTTTACTTCCCTAGATGAATCTTTCTGTTGTCAATTTGTTGATCTTATAGTCTGGtattcatatagagaagcagcgtggctcagtagaaagagcccgggctttggagtcagaggtcatgggttcaaatcccagctctgccaattgtcagctctgtgactttgggcaagtcacttaacttctctgtgcctgttacctcatctgtaaaatggggattaagactgaaccccaccatgggacaacctgatcaccttgtaacctccccagcacttagaacagtgctttgcacgtcgtaagcacttaataaatgccataattattatttttattattattattatataggggcTGAATGATTGAACTAAACATAATTTCAGGGTTACTGGTGCTTCACTGGATAAATCTAGAGCATGTCCTTTGCGTCCCACAGATTTTGGCAGGTGATGCTTGGTCCGTGTCATAAATATGACAAGTGGTCTCAGTCATACTTAGATATTTTATTTGTTTCAAGTATGCTGATATCTATTTTTAAGGTTTTATCCCATGTGATGCTCAGTCTCTTTCAAGGAGAGGATTAAATTGTTAATTCCCAGAATAAGGTGTTTATTagggactaataatgatggcatttattaagctgttactatgtgcaaagcactgttgtaagcactggggaggttacaaggtgatcaggtcgtcccacagggggctcacagtcttaatctccattttacagatgaggtagctgaggcacagagaagttaagtgacttgcccaaagtcacactgctgacagttggaagagcagggatttgaacccatgacctctgactccaaagcccaggctctttccactgcttctttgGAATCTAAGGGAATCTTAGTCGCTAACCAGTAATCCTTAGTACTCCCTAAAAATCACAAATAAAATGGAaacagatcttctagactgtgagcctgttgggcaaggattatctctatttgtttccgaattgtactttccaagcacttagtccagtgctctgcacacagtaagcactcagtaaatatgaatgaataaataagcggTTAAGTACAATTGAAATAGATTAGAAGCTTCTTTGCAAAATGGTTTAATTAGGTTTCATTAGAACCTGCCATATCTCCTGGGCTAATTTCATTTAGCACATAAATGAAAGATTTTTATTCAGATTTCACTATTTTCAAGAATCACTTAATTGGCAACCATAGATTTGAAGAGATATTTTAAAGaggcaataaaaataaacagtagtCTGTCTTGTTCATTGAATAAAGACTAGGGGCTGTTAAGAAATATTGAGTGTGTTTGGTTATGGGAAACCTGCAGATTCCATGAGTCTTGCTAAGTAAAATAAAAGTTAAAATTAAAATAGTTCTATTGTAATTTAGTATTAAATGTGATCTGTGTTTTTGGCACTAATTGATTTTTGTTCTGGTACTTGAAATATGTTTTTGGAAAATGGAACAAACAGGTTATTTGAATCAGCTCTACAGGTTGTTATAGCTGCTCTGCTGAACTTCTTGGAACAGTTGATTTTGACTTGACAAGTATTGCTTCAAAACCAGATAAGTTCATTAGCAATACCACGTCAAATTTACTGGCTTTCTTTTAAAGATCTCATAGCTCTACCCGTGTCTTTTCACAGTATTCTTATTGGAAAGGAAAACAGATCTCATTTTTAGAAATGGGAGAATTGAGACAAGAAGGTTGACTTGACCCAACTCACCCAATCAGTCACAAaacctgaactttttttttttgaacttgtCTAAGTGATGGAATTAAAGGTCAAGTTTTGATGATTGTCCCCTTTTACCTACTTTTTAAGTATTTAATGTATCTTGTCCAGGATTCTTCCTTAGCTCCATATTGGGGAGTACATGTTATCACAGTAACATTGGGGAGAGTCTTAATCAAACTAGTAACCCCAAGTTTTCTTTTATTTTAGCCTTGGAGGAGGTACTTTCTTAGGTTTATGCAGTTTGTTGACTGGCTGTGGAAGTTTTGAAGAAGCTCTTGAAATGGCATCCAAAGGCGACAGCACACAAGCAGACAAATTGGTCCGGGATATTTATGGAGGAGACTATGAAAGATTTGGCTTGCCAGGATGGGCTGTAGCATCTAGGTAAGCATCTCCTTTTGCTTCCCTCACTGAGCTTGTTTAGTTTTGAGCACAGATTAAGTGTTTGCGGAACCACATGCATTGAAGACTAATGTGTAATGAGGTTGGtatattaaaataaaagaaagatATATTTGGGACAAGGGTTCTGAATTTTTCAAGGAATAGAAGTAATTCCCAGAGATTTTGATAGGCTTCCTGTCAATCAGTAGCTTACAATGTAGTGAAGGAAGCAGTCATACAAAACAGAGGAAAAGCAAGGCTAGAATAAGGAGTAAAGTGaatatgccaggatgaaatatCAGGAAAAAAAGAGTAAATTAAGTGTGCAAGTGAAtatttaggaagcacttaataagcagtgtggccaagtggatagagcaggtgcctgggtgtcagaaagacctgggttctaattctggctctgccacttgtctcctgtgtggctttgtgcaaaccacttgtctcctgtgtggctttgtgcaaaccacttgacttctctgtgcctcatttttacctcatctgttaaatggggattaagaccatgagccctatgtggttcagggactgtgtccaacatgattaatttgtatctacccagcacctagtacagtgcctggctcatagtaagtgcttaataaattccataaaaagcattattattgctactgtt
It includes:
- the PANK3 gene encoding pantothenate kinase 3, with the translated sequence MKIKDAKKPSFPWFGMDIGGTLVKLAYFEPIDITAEEEQEEVESLKSIRKYLTSNVAYGSTGIRDVHLELKDLTLFGRRGNLHFIRFPTHDLPTFIQMGRDKNFSTLHTVLCATGGGAYKFEKEFRTIGNLQLHKLDEIDCLVKGLMYIDSVSFNGQAECYYFGNASEPERCQKMPFNLDDPYPLLVVNIGSGVSILAVHSKDNYKRVTGTSLGGGTFLGLCSLLTGCGSFEEALEMASKGDSTQADKLVRDIYGGDYERFGLPGWAVASSFGNMIYKEKQESVSKEDLARATLVTITNNIGSIARMCAVNEKINRVVFVGNFLRVNTLSMKLLAYALDYWSKGQLKALFLEHEGYFGAVGALLGMPNFS